The genomic interval GACACTCCACCAAGTTTGGGTATTCTTACTCAGGAAGCTTTTTTAGCTAGTCAATATTTGGTCGTATGCCTCACTCCTGAGCCATTTTCTATCCTTGGTTTGCAGAAAATAAAAGAGTTTTGTTCAACGATTGCAAATGATTTAGATGTTTTAGGAATAGTGTTTTCATTCTGGGACGAAAGAAATTCAACAAACTCAACTTACATAGGAATCATAGAGACAATTTACGAAGGTAAGATTTTATCTAGTAAAGTACGAAGAGATATTACTGTTAGTAGATCTCTGTTAAAAGAGGCTCCTGTAATAAATGTTTATCCAAATTCTAGAGCCGCTCAAGATATCTTAAATCTAACTAAAGAGATCGAAAACAAATTGTTTTTTAACAATAAACTAGTTCAGGAAACCCTGTGAGTAAGTTAATCAAAGAAGCATCTGCTTTTTTTCAAAAAAACAAAGAAAATACAGCGAAGGAATTTCATAAGAAAGAATTTGCGATGGATGTTTTCTCTGTTTCTTTAAGCGAAGATGAGAAAGAACAGATAGAGAACCTAATTGTTAGTAGATATGACCATC from Chlamydia felis Fe/C-56 carries:
- a CDS encoding ParA family protein; this translates as METLAFCSFKGGTGKTTLSFNVGSNLAQISKKRVLLVDLDPQANLTTSLGVQIHEEYSLNEVLRNSNEIARAIHKTKIENLDIIPSSVLVEDFRGLNKDASLSVNHLHLALQEIQNQYDICILDTPPSLGILTQEAFLASQYLVVCLTPEPFSILGLQKIKEFCSTIANDLDVLGIVFSFWDERNSTNSTYIGIIETIYEGKILSSKVRRDITVSRSLLKEAPVINVYPNSRAAQDILNLTKEIENKLFFNNKLVQETL